DNA from Scheffersomyces stipitis CBS 6054 chromosome 1, whole genome shotgun sequence:
AACGACAAATAACAGACTTTATCGTGCCTATGTCCTTTCCACTGATGCAAGTGTACTGCATATAATATAATATATCCCTATGACTCCTAAAGTAGCCTTAAATTGTAGTGCTATATTACTCTCTTTTGGGGAATTTACTGGACATTCTTAGAGACATGTTCTGACGGGGTAATATGAACTTCATGACTCATTCATCTGTAGTGGTCATGGAAAATGTGCTTTTTCTAGCacatttcttcttattcaaATCTTTTTTGGCCTGCATGGTTCACTAGGCATATATTTTCTTAGCATAACTTCACCAACCGTAGGATCACTATATATCTCTATAAAATGGACCCCAAAAACCTCAGATCTTCTcaaaagaagcaaataCAGTATACATCGTTCGTTTGTTCACAATTGCAAACTCAATTTCCTTGTTTTCCTTCTCAATTGTCCATTATCTGACTATTGCTATAAGCTCACTGTTCTCATCGTGCCACGTGACTTTTCCGATTTTTTTTACATCAACTTCACaaatttcactatttttcactttcacCAACAGTACTATTTCTCTACTTAACAACACCATGTCTCAAGAAACCGACGCTGAAAAGAACATCGAGATCTGGaaggtcaagaagttgatcagATCGCTTGAAGCGGCCAGAGGAAATGGGACGTCTATGATTTCGTTGGTGATTCCACCAAAGGGACAGATTTCACTCACACAGAAGATGTTAACTGAAGAATATGGTACCGCTTCCAATATCAAGTCGCGTGTTAATAGATTGTCGGTGTTGTCGGCAATTACCTCTACCcagcagaagttgaagttgtacaacTCAGTGCCCAGGAACGGGTTGGTTGTGTACTGTGGAGATGTGATCACTGATGAAGGtaaggaaaagaagttgaacattgACTTTGAACCTTTCAAGCCTATCAACACCTCCTTGTACTTGTGTGACAACAAATTCCATTTGGAGGCGTTGTCAGAGTTGTTAGAAAACGATGACCGGTTTGGATTTATCATCATGGACGGTAATGGAGCTTTGTTCGGTGCCGTCTCGGGAAACACGAGAGAAGTGTTGCACAAGTTCACTGTGGATTTGCCCAAGAAGCATGGTAGAGGTGGTCAGTCTGCCGTTCGTTTCTCGCGTttgagagaagaaaagagacaCAACTATATCAGAAAAGTTGCCGAAGTCGCTGTGCAAAACTTTATCACCGCCGATAAGGTCAATGTTAAAGGTTTGATTTTGGCTGGTTCGGCTGATTTCAAAACCGAGTTGTCCAAGTCTGACTTGTTTGACAACAGATTACAGGCCAAGGTGATCAAGATCGTCGATATCTCCTATGGGGGTGAAAACGGGTTCAACCAAGCTATCGAGTTGTCTGCTGAGACATTGGCCAACGTCAAGTTTGTccaggaaaagaagttgttgaatgaGTACTTTGACGAAATCTCTCAGGATTCTGGCAAGTTCTGCTACGGTATCGAAGACACCTTGAAGGCGTTGGATTTGGGAGCCTGTGAAACCGTCATTGTGTACGAAAATTTGAACATCATCCGTTACACCTTGAAGGACGTTGAAGGAGTTGAGGTCGTTGCTCACGCTAATCCAGACTTGGCTGACAAGTCGTGGCAGGAGGACAAAAAGACTGGCACTGACATGGAAATCATAAAAGAAGAGTCTTTCTTGGAATGGTTGGCTGAAAACTACAAAAACTACGGTGCTAACTTGGAGTTCGTCACTGACAGATCATCTGAGGGTGCCCAATTCGTCCAAGGTTTCGGTGGTATCGGTGCTATGTTGAGATACAAGGTCAACTTCGAACAGTTGGTCGATGAATCCGACGATGACGAATACTttgacgacgatgacgactTCATATAAATCTAGAGTTTTCAGTAAATTATAGTTCAGGTCAGGCGCAAATAACATACACATCATCATCTAAAAAGACATACATCATCTGTCTTGGTAATTCCCGCTTTGGTCCTCATGTTTCCTTTCCTTTGGGTCTTTTATGTTTCCTTGTTCTAGCTTTTACTTTCAATATAAACTGTATAATCTTTCGTATCTATTGTACACAATGTAACATATGCTCAGTTCTCCTATTCTACTTAtcttttctattttctatttccttctttctgttttctcATCGTATCCTTTCTCTCTTGCTTTTTCTGCTTTTtttcttgcttcttctggcttgGCTTGGTGACTTTACCAGCTTTGGACCTGGCAACTTTCTTACCCTTCAAGTCATCTAAAGCATTGACCTTTGAATGGCCGACAACATCCTCATGGCCAACTCCAGTAACCATCTGATGGGCAATGTTTTGTAATCCACTGGTCAAATAAGATCTTCTAGTTTCCTTTCTAATACTTTTGCTGAGTAATTCTTTCAACTCGTATCTCAATCCCTTCTTCTCATCCTTAGTGATCatttttccttcttttctctttctctgcTTCTTTATAatatcatcttcaaagtcGTCAAGATCTGACAAGTCATCCActccaagttcttcagcagcttGTTTAACCCACGAATCTTCCTTTCTGGTGGAAGTGTTGGAAATGTCAGCATCAGCTAATTTGGAAGCTATGATAACTCTTGGTTTTAattgagaaacaagatccaTTTCGATAGGTAACAACTTAACATCGTTGTGCATGTTTAATCTACCTCCTTTGGTAGAGTTGTTAGCCACCAATCTTCTTAACTTTCTAAGAGGTCCTGAAGCTTCTTGTGGAGAACAGAACATCACAGAAACACCCTCCTTGCCAGCTCTGGCAGTTCTACCAGATCTGTGAATGTAGACATCAGCAGAGCGAGGTAAATGGTAATGAGCTACATGGTCAATGTTTGGAATATCCAAACCTCTAGCAGCAACATCAGAAGCAATAAGTACGGCAGTGTCGTTCTTTTCGCTGGCCTTCTGGAATCTTTCCAAAGCTCTCAATCTCTGTTTTTGGATCATAGATGAGTGAATGGCGAATGCCGGGAtattcaagttgttgaggAAAGGTACCA
Protein-coding regions in this window:
- the SUP45 gene encoding transcriptional release factor (ERF1) (Recessive omnipotent suppressor. The wild-type gene functions in termination of translation.); its protein translation is MSQETDAEKNIEIWKVKKLIRSLEAARGNGTSMISLVIPPKGQISLTQKMLTEEYGTASNIKSRVNRLSVLSAITSTQQKLKLYNSVPRNGLVVYCGDVITDEGKEKKLNIDFEPFKPINTSLYLCDNKFHLEALSELLENDDRFGFIIMDGNGALFGAVSGNTREVLHKFTVDLPKKHGRGGQSAVRFSRLREEKRHNYIRKVAEVAVQNFITADKVNVKGLILAGSADFKTELSKSDLFDNRLQAKVIKIVDISYGGENGFNQAIELSAETLANVKFVQEKKLLNEYFDEISQDSGKFCYGIEDTLKALDLGACETVIVYENLNIIRYTLKDVEGVEVVAHANPDLADKSWQEDKKTGTDMEIIKEESFLEWLAENYKNYGANLEFVTDRSSEGAQFVQGFGGIGAMLRYKVNFEQLVDESDDDEYFDDDDDFI